attgtgggtgccctgagggtgtgtttgagaaagaggggattgaggagattggaaagatacgtaaaacgaggtgagccattagcacatgattaattgagcattaattattttaaacttcaaaaatggattaatatgattttttaaagcaactttcctatagaaattttttacaaaaaacacaccgtttagtagttcgggaagcgtgcgcgcggaaaacaaaactatctttctctctttctcctgcgctcgaacgcagcctaagtttCTGGCCTGTTTCCTTTCTTCGTTGATGTCCATTTTGTGTCCTCCATTCGGCGGCCCAATAGGCAGCCCGACGTGGGAGCAGCTTGAGCCGTCCAATCGAATGGACGGTCCAGATTAATCCTAACCTAAATAAATATACCCGaaacctaaccctaaccctaggattcaaccccccccccccccccgcccccgaTCTCCcccaaacggcggcggcggcggcgtcgcccttcccccgcgagcggcggcagcggctcccccaccaccggcggcggcgacggcgtcctccctcaccaccgacggcggcgacggcgtcctccCTCATCacaggcggtggcggcagcgcccTCCCCTACCACCGGCGGTcgatctagcgggaggggaggcggcgggcaggGACGGCGCCCTCGCCTCCACCGATCCagtgggaggggaggtggcagTGGCCCGACGTCCTGGATCcaatgggaggggaggggaggcggtggcggcccggtgtctcggcggcggtggcgccctcccctccgccggatccagcgggggaggaggcggcggcggcccggtgtGCCAGAtacggcgggaggggaggggaggcggtggcgacccGGCGGCGGTGTCCTCCCCTTCGCCGGATCCAGCGGGAGGGAAGCTGGCGGCGGACCGATGTCCATGTGTCCCtgtgacggcggcgatggcagcattctccccttttcttcttgtgttcttgtgttaatgttgttcttgttcttgtgttATTGTAGTAGTGTTTTCTCTATGATTTGGGTCCAATTTAGATTTTGATGTGGACTCGTATTTGTGTTCTGggtttttttttgagggggggggggtggacgGATGAAAAAGCGCACGGACGAGGTGACGAttgttttaattagttaagatattAAATATAATTGCATATACGTAAGCATGAGCTAAAAGTTGTATAACAAATCCGATTCAATTAGCACGCGCAAAATTTGCTTTGTGCGGGGAAATCTCCTACTACTTGCGATCATCAATCATCACATCTCGGAATTAAGACCATCCTATTTATCACCATACAGGTGTAACATTTATATTGTGTTCTGACTAGTGGCAGCCTTATATATTTATTCGGTGTAATTACAAATAATAGTTTGTCCTATGCATCCAACTAAATAAGTATAAACAGCACCAACAACATGATGTCTATCATAATTAAACACTCACTAGAACTTATAATATGttgaaaaaaaagagtataCTTGTTTTTTATGCATTCCTTTGTCAGTAAAAATAAAAGGTTCTTGAGTTGAAATTATTGATTCTGcatctctgtccatggtgcATGGCCACCCTGAGTATTAAATTGAGAAAATCACCTATGTATGcatgaaagttcacctaattcCTTCTATACCcttgaattttgctcaatcccttacatactcctgaattttagtttggatcccttccatgccctttccgctagttgaccgttagttgaccgttaaattcttttgaaaaagtccattttgccctttgctatgaagaaacataataaattaatgaagtatattgttggaatgtaaaaatttattggatgatactattatatttatgagtatgtgatgcaccatattatttgtgacatttacttttacatatgatataaaaagttaatacttatttattatttattaaaagttcttttatgtagcatatgtgtttttatagtaatacaacagatttatttattactatcaaaacacatatgctaaaaaatcttttaataactaataaataaatattaattttttatatcatatctaaaagtatatttatcgcaaataatatggtgcataactatctcataaacatagtagtctcatataacaaatttctatgcttcaacaatatactctattaatttatatgcttctttataccaaagggcaaaatggactttttcataagaatttaatagtcaactaatggtcaactagcggaaagggcatggaagggatccaaactaaaattcaggggtatgtaagggattgagcaaaattcagggatacagaagggattaggtgaactttcaaaCGTACACAGGAGATTTTCTCTATTAAATTAGATGCAGCAACTACAGGTAGCTGAACATATAAAGAACATACTTGAAAGAATCATGTTCAAAGATCATATAACAAGTAAGTCATCATTGAGTCTTCGATTTCATACTTGGAAAATCACATCTACCAGTGGTGTCTGTGAAAGAATCAAAAGGCTACCTCTGTTTCCGGTTATTCCAAGAACTTCAAAACTTGGGGTACCAAATGTATACATACTTTGGTTAGAGAAGATAGTTACGAGCACGACATTAGCACCCACAAAGAGTTGATCAATTAGCAGGACCATTAATCATGTATAAGTATGTTCCTTATTACTTTTCTAATTCCATGGCATCAACACATGAAGCCTGTGCAGAGACTCAAATATAGCAACATGGAAACTATTATCTTAACCTACACCCTTCACAGATCTCATAATTTGATGATTTCTTAATGTATGGTATGATACTTCTGCCAGATTTGCATGCTAATAAACTGCCAGAAGTAGTGAtcaagaaaaaacagaggaacaTATTACATATAAGTAGTGCACATTCTAGTTAAATGTAATTATTCCCATGGAGAAGTTCTCATTTTGAATTTAACCTTTCAAACTTGATGGAGTCTTTGCTCGACAGAAAACATATGACAAATAGGTGATCAAGTTGGTCTGATCAATTCAGCATCCTGTGTCCATACATTGATCTGTAAATATTTGTTTTCTGACCATATTACTTTCATTAAGCTCAGCATGCATAGATTTGGTGTGTACTTCTCACATAACTCTATTTCTAGAAGCTTGGGAGCTCCCATATTAACTAGAAAAGTCACAAGTTCCCACgctaattgaaaaaaaaatgttaagcGCTCGTCTATGACATACTAGTGTTGTGCCAAACAAAACGTGAACTGGGCTAAGTCAAATAAGTGAGTATTTGTTACCAGTTCCAAGTAGTCTTCATCTTCGATGATTGCAATTGTTCCTTTTAGCTTGCGGCACTGCCTTTTGAGCTCTTCGCTTTGGCTTTCATAAACATGTAGTACTTCTAGTGAACTCGGAAAACAGCCCTTGGGCAGCGAATGAATGTTTGGACAGTATGCGATCTCTAATCTCTTGAGACTGGTGAGTCTATGTAACCCAGCAGGGAGAGACTGCAGCTTCGAGCATTGCACAAATATAAGGACCTCGAGGGAGGAGAGCAGCTGAAGGGCCATGTTTTGCTCCTTGGTGAAGCGCTCTACCTTGTGGTTCATGCTTAAGCTTAACTTGGTGAGTGATGAAGAGAGAAGCCTGCAAGTAGGCTCAACAAATACCCCTACGATGTCATCCATGTAGAGCTGTTGCAGCCCCGATGGCTTGGACCCAACAAAGAATTCGGGAGTTTTATGGACAGCCAGCACTCTAAGGTGGCCTTGGGTGAGGAGGGAACACATGCTCCCGCTTCTTAAATCCCCAAAGTCCCATATGGACAATCTAGTGAGAGAGCTGAGGTTTTGTACCAGAGTTTCCATGCCTCTCACACAATCAATAATAGCCAGATCTTGAAGGGAGGATGGAAATGGGAAACAAGACAAGGAGGGTGAGTAGGAGGAGAGAAAATTGGGACAATGCTTTATACACAATGATTGGAGGGAGCGCAGGTATTGTAATCCTCCTCCTACACCTCTTATTAGGTTGCGTGTTGTGTCGCCTACAAATGAATCGAGCTGCAGGATCAGCTTTGAGCAGTGTCTGATGTCCAAGTTCTGTAGTTGGTGAGGCAAGAGCAGTAGTCCTGTAACCACCGATGCTATTCCATTGTCTCCTCTTGGTTGTTGCTGATCATTCCCAATCTGTGCATCCTCAGACTTAttataagaaagtgatggtggAGATGCTAGCGTTGCCATCATCTCTTGCCCTGCCACACCAAGCCCTGTTATCTTTTGACATTTTTCTATTCTCAAGTTCATGAGCTTGGGGAAATAAGATAGCAGTTGTGTCATTTCTATCCCACTAGCACTGCACTCATAGATCTCGAGTTGCTCAACTAGAAAATGATATGTGACTGTGCTTTCACAATCAGTCGGCAACAAGGCAATACCTGAATCAGTAATGGAGAGCCTCCTCAAAGCTGATAGCAACTTAAGATGTTTGAGAGGCAAAGGAGGGCATTTCTTCATCTTCAACTCTCTTAGTTCTGTAAGATTACTTAAAGCCAATAACTTCCAGAATGTACTATCCAGAGGGCCATCCTTTCCCTCAATTTGTAACCCTTGTTCAGATTGGTTGTTTCTCTGATAATCCAAGAGATGAAAATGCGATCCAACTTCTTTAATCAGAACATGGCATGGAGAGCTTGTCCAAGGAAGGGGAGACAATGGTAATAGCTTTGGGCATTTTGCAATCTCAAGGTTCTGTAGTCTGGAGAATTGAGACAAGTTCATCTCCTGTCTTGACCAAGGACAAGTGGAATGTGAAAATGGCAACTCTATGAGTTCTGGGCACTCTCTTACAATAAACTCCTCCAACAGGGAGAGCACACAACAAGCATCATTTCCGGCCCATTTTGCTAGTCTTGGTATAGCAACTAGCTCTAACCTTTTTAAATACTGGAAGCTGCGGCCACTTGCACAAGCCAGGAATTTTTCACCATGCTTGTTAACTAACCACAACCCCCCTAGAGGTGGAAACTTGTCCCAACATACACCGTTTATACAAAGTGATTGCAAACCTTTGATAGATAAGTTAGGACCCAACCATGAAGGGCAAGTGGTACCCCCATGCCCTTGAATATGTAGCTCCCGAAGATTGCTATGTGGTCTAAGATTTTCAAGAATATGTTCTTCTTGTGAATAATCCTTTGTAGAATGGTTAACATTCCAATCTAATATTAACTTGTGTAAGTGACTTTTGTTTAAAAGTTTTGCCTCCTCTGCCGCCTTTGCATTTTCAAGATCATAAATTCCCAACGATCCTTTTAGCTCATCCAGCTGCCCTATTTGGCTTAGTGCAAATGCCTTAACTTGTCTTTTGACCTCAAATCTCCTTAATTCTTGTAAACACTTTATCTTACCCACATTAGCAATGTCAGAGTAGAGTTTATCATCTTGGACAACAAAATGCCGCAGTTTTACAAGGTTATTCATATCTCTTGGTAAACCAAAATGACCCTTGCATTGTCGTACATCAAGGATTCTCAAGTGGTAAAATCTTGATATGATGTTGGGTAGACTTAATTCTGAAAATTTTCCTCAAGTGTTAAAATCTTGATATGATGTTGGGTAGACTTAATTCTGAAAATTTTCCTCCATTGATCCTTAAGTAGCGTAGATGGACAAGTTTTGAAAAGTTATGCAACATACTGACTATAGCATAAGATGGCATAGACAACAAGACTATGCGGAGTGCACGTGCTTTTCTTAACAAATCACTGAAAGGGGTGATAAAGCTTCCATGGTATTGTCCAAATAGCATCAATGAGTGCAGTTTTCCAACATCTAGTCTCTTACTTAATGTGATGAAATCCTTCTTGATGTTTTCAAAAGTCACTCTATCATTTACGTCCATGTCATCAACCACAATAGATAAGTGTCTTATAGATGGTAGAATTTGTATAGATTTGACATTTGAACTACATATGGTAAGACATTCATACGATGAAACCTTCAATGCTAACTCATGTAGTAGGTCATGCATAACGTAGTATGAAGACCCATCTTCTACATGTTTTTCAAAAAATCCATAGCTAACCAAATCATTCAATCGGCTCAATCCAATGTCTTCAATTTTCTTGTTTTGATCCTGTGAATGTAGGATGTCTAGTCCTATCCATAAGTGAATTATCTCATCACTAGCAAATTTATGGTCTTCAGGGAACATAGCACAATATGTAAAACATTGTTGCAGATGAAAAGGGAGATAATCGTAGCTAAGCTTTAATGCTGGCATAATATCATTCTCACCGGTTTGTAATTCCCATTCTTTACTTTCCAGGACACTTGTCCAATGTTCCAAATCAAGGTGATTTTTCAGTAACCTCCCAACTGTTTTCGCTGCCAAAGGGGAACCCTTCAGATTTTTTTGATATCATTTTTCCAGTCTCAAGTAAATTAGCATGATCATTTGCTGATTTCTCATCACCAAACACAGATGCTTTGAATAATTCCCAAAACTCTTGAGGATCAAGCCCTTTTAGTTGTATTGGACTATCAATTGTTTTAACCATTTCTACCACTGCTAGAAAATGAGTGGTGACTAGAATTATGTTTCCCTTGGTTTGTCCTTTTTTGAGAGATGCTAATAGATATTTCCATTCATCCTCGTGGCCACAATTCCACATATCATCCAAGACAAGTAAAAACTTTGATCCCAAGCTTTGCACAATCAAATCATGCGGACCACTGTTTTTCTCATCTTTGAGTTGAGGGATCGACTTGGCAATGTCTTCTTTCAATCTATACACATTGAAATTGGGAGTTACACAAACCCAGACGGTAACATCAAAGTAGTTATGTACTTCTTTGTATATATACTGTGCGAGAGTTGTCTTCCCTATCCCCCCTGGACCAACAATTGGAATGATGGTCAGGTCCTTGTCACAGTAATCACCATGAGTAATGTTTTTAatagttgtattttttttcatccattCTCCCATAAACTGTAGGATCTGTAAACTCTGAAGTGGTCATAGGCCGACTGATAGCAAAACCGCTTGGAAGAACAGGTGCATGCCCTGGTTTCTTGGAAAACTCGGCATTGAGACTCATGGCAATGTACTGGCCAATGCTGCGATTTGATTCCAACAACTCTAGATTGAGTATGGTAGAGACTTTGGCACACAATGGCTTCAGCTGTTCGACAATGCGCTTCATTCTTTGGGACAGATCCACCCTATCGAACTTCAGCTTTGGTGTTTTCATCGTATCCTCCCTCTGCAATACCCTGCCGCAG
The Oryza sativa Japonica Group chromosome 6, ASM3414082v1 DNA segment above includes these coding regions:
- the LOC136357116 gene encoding putative disease resistance protein At3g14460, whose amino-acid sequence is MNNLVKLRHFVVQDDKLYSDIANVGKIKCLQELRRFEVKRQVKAFALSQIGQLDELKGSLGIYDLENAKAAEEAKLLNKSHLHKLILDWNVNHSTKDYSQEEHILENLRPHSNLRELHIQGHGGTTCPSWLGPNLSIKGLQSLCINGVCWDKFPPLGGLWLVNKHGEKFLACASGRSFQYLKRLELVAIPRLAKWAGNDACCVLSLLEEFIVRECPELIELPFSHSTCPWSRQEMNLSQFSRLQNLEIAKCPKLLPLSPLPWTSSPCHVLIKEVGSHFHLLDYQRNNQSEQGLQIEGKDGPLDSTFWKLLALSNLTELRELKMKKCPPLPLKHLKLLSALRRLSITDSGIALLPTDCESTVTYHFLVEQLEIYECSASGIEMTQLLSYFPKLMNLRIEKCQKITGLGVAGQEMMATLASPPSLSYNKSEDAQIGNDQQQPRGDNGIASVVTGLLLLPHQLQNLDIRHCSKLILQLDSFVGDTTRNLIRGVGGGLQYLRSLQSLCIKHCPNFLSSYSPSLSCFPFPSSLQDLAIIDCVRGMETLVQNLSSLTRLSIWDFGDLRSGSMCSLLTQGHLRVLAVHKTPEFFVGSKPSGLQQLYMDDIVGVFVEPTCRLLSSSLTKLSLSMNHKVERFTKEQNMALQLLSSLEVLIFVQCSKLQSLPAGLHRLTSLKRLEIAYCPNIHSLPKGCFPSSLEVLHVYESQSEELKRQCRKLKGTIAIIEDEDYLELVTNTHLFDLAQFTFCLAQH